The Pseudomonas sp. SCB32 DNA window TCTGATCCAGCAGGGTTGGATCAGCGATCGCCAGCTCGGGCGCGCGCTGAAGAAGCAGAACAACGTGCGCCTGGCGGCGACGCTTCTCGCGGCACTGCTCAGCCCGTTCCAGCTGGCCAGTGCGGACGTGCAGCGCCAGGCCCCGACCAGCATTACCCGCCATGAGTCCCCCCAGGGCCTTAAGCCTCTCAGCGACCACGAGATGAGCGACATCAACGCCCAGGGATTCGATGACACGCTGCAGAGCCTGCTGGTCAGCGCGGAAGGCGGTGACGGCGTCGGTACCGTCAAGCAGCTCGCGCGGCTGGTGCTGCCGGTGGTGGACAGCCTGGACGCCGAAACGTCCATGCGCGATGTGCAGTACGACACCCAGCACGCCTCCTCGACCCTCAATGCCGATGGCTCGATCAACGTGCGCCTGCCCAGCTCCATCGGCGAAGTTCGCTTCGATAACATCCGTGTTGCCGGCGCGCCGAAAACCCAGAGCATGGGTAGCCTCAGCCTGCAGAACATCGACCTGTCCCAGGCTTCGCTGAAGATCAGCCTGCGCCACTGAGCCCGATCCGCCATGAAAGAAGGCGCCTTTGGGCGCCTTCTTGCGCTTCAGGCCTGGAAGCCAGGCAGGACCGGCACCGGGCGCTTCTCATCGTCGATGGCGACAAAGCTGAACAGGCCGTGGATGGCCTTCTCGCGGCCATCGGCCGACATGCTCTCGACGAACACCTCCACCTCGACCTTGAGGCTGGTGTTGCCAACCTTCACTACCCGGCCGATCAGCTCGACAATGGAACCGGCGGGAATCGGGTGCTTGAAGTCGATGCGGTCGGTGGACACGGTCACCAGCGGCAGACGGCAGAACCGGGTCGCGGCGATGAACGAGACTTCGTCCATCCAGGCCAGCGCGGTGCCGCCGAACAGGGTGTTGTGGTGATTGGTGGTGGGCGGGAAGATCGCCTTGGTCACGCGGGTCTCCGAAAGCGTCGTGCGACGGAGGATTTCTTGCTCTCTGGGGCTCATGCCACTGCTACCTGATGCATTGAGGGTGGCTGCCGGTGCTGCGGGTGTTGTGCTTGTCGTGCGCTGCCGGGGGCAGATGGAAGAAGGGCCGAAGCGGCCCGCCGGCAAACGCCGGGCAAGAAAAAAGCAGCCCGTGGGCTGCTTTTTTCGGGAAGGACTGGTGAATTAAACCAGTTTTTCCTTGATGCGCGCTGCCTTTCCGGACAGTTCGCGGAGGTAGTACAGCTTGGCCTTGCGCACGTCGCCGCGACGCTTGACGGAAACGCTGTCTACCAGCGGGCTGTAGGTCTGGAAGGTACGCTCTACACCTACACCGTTGGAGATCTTGCGAACGGTGAACGCGCTGTTCAGGCCGCGGTTGCGCTTGCCGATGACAACGCCTTCGAAGGCCTGCAGACGCTGACGGTCGCCTTCCTTCACTTTAACTTGGACGATTACGGTGTCGCCGGGGGCGAACGCCGGAATCTCTTTGTTCATCTGTTCAGCTTCGATCTGCTGAATGATCTTGTTGGTCATTTCAGTGCTCCTAAGACAAGCGCTCGCGCTTGCCATCGATACGTTAACTATCGTTCCGCTGGCGGATGTATTCCTCCAGCAGCTTCTTCTCTTCTCCAGAAAGCGAGCGGCAATCCAGAAGATCGGCACGTCGTTCCCAGGTCCTGCCTAAGGACTGCTGCAAACGCCAGCGCCGGATGTGTTCGTGGTTGCCGCTGAGCAGCACCTCAGGAACACGCTTGTCTGCGTACACCTCAGGTCGGGTGTAGTGCGGACAGTCGAGCAGGCCGTCCGTGAAGGAGTCCTCCTCGGCGGAGTCCACGTGGCCCAGTGCACCGGGCAACAATCGCGTGACCGCGTCAATCAGCACCATGGCCGGAAGCTCACCCCCGGACAGGACATAATCGCCAACTGACCATTCCTCATCGACATGCTCTTCAATGAAGCGCTCGTCGATGCCTTCGTAACGCCCGGCGATCAGGATCAGTCGTTCCTCGTTCGCCAGTTCTTTCACGGCCGCCTGCGTGAGCTTGCGACCTTGCGGCGAGAGGTAGATCACCTTCGCCGGTCCGCCTGCGGCTTGCCGGGCATCGCCCAGTGCGCCTTCGAGCGGCTTGATTTTCATCACCATGCCGGGACCACCGCCGAAAGGCCTGTCGTCCACCGTCTGGTGACGGTCCTCGGTGTTGCTTCGCGGGTTGAAGCACTGAAGCTGAATCAGCTCCTGCTTGACCGCGCGACTCGTGATGCCATAGTCGCTGATGGCGCGAAACATCTCTGGAAAGATGCTAATGACTCCAATCCACATGGGTTAGAAGTCCGCGTCCCAGTCCACCCGCATCTCGCCGGCTTCCAGGTCCACCGCTTGCACGCACTGTTCCGTATACGGAAGCAGGCGTTCACGGTCGTCCAGGCTGCCTGCGCAGGGCTTGACTACCATCACATCGTTGGCGCCGGTCTCCAGCATGTGGTCGAGAATCCCGAACAGTTGCCCGTTCTGGTCGATCACCTTGAGACCTTCCAACTGGCTCCAGTAGAACTCGCCATCGTCCAGCACCGGCAGCTCGCTGCGCGGAACCAGGATTTCGAATTCAGCGAAGGTGCGGGCGATCTCGCGATCATCCAGTCCCTTCAGCTTCGCGACCAGGACATTGCCCTGCACGCGACCTTGAACCAGCTCAGCCTGTCGAACCTCGTTGCCACGCTTGAGCGTCCAGCGGCGATAGTCCAGCAGGTTGTCCAACGGATCGGTAAAGGAATACACCTTCACCTCACCACGAATACCGTGCACCGATACGATCTTGCCGAGAACAACCATCTCCTCGGCGGGAGCAGTATTCGTGTTCATCGATCTCAGGCAGCCTTGGCGGCGTCCTTGATCAGCTGAGCAACACGCTCAGACGGTTGAGCGCCTTGGCTCAGCCAG harbors:
- the rplS gene encoding 50S ribosomal protein L19 is translated as MTNKIIQQIEAEQMNKEIPAFAPGDTVIVQVKVKEGDRQRLQAFEGVVIGKRNRGLNSAFTVRKISNGVGVERTFQTYSPLVDSVSVKRRGDVRKAKLYYLRELSGKAARIKEKLV
- the trmD gene encoding tRNA (guanosine(37)-N1)-methyltransferase TrmD; protein product: MWIGVISIFPEMFRAISDYGITSRAVKQELIQLQCFNPRSNTEDRHQTVDDRPFGGGPGMVMKIKPLEGALGDARQAAGGPAKVIYLSPQGRKLTQAAVKELANEERLILIAGRYEGIDERFIEEHVDEEWSVGDYVLSGGELPAMVLIDAVTRLLPGALGHVDSAEEDSFTDGLLDCPHYTRPEVYADKRVPEVLLSGNHEHIRRWRLQQSLGRTWERRADLLDCRSLSGEEKKLLEEYIRQRNDS
- a CDS encoding acyl-CoA thioesterase, translating into MSPREQEILRRTTLSETRVTKAIFPPTTNHHNTLFGGTALAWMDEVSFIAATRFCRLPLVTVSTDRIDFKHPIPAGSIVELIGRVVKVGNTSLKVEVEVFVESMSADGREKAIHGLFSFVAIDDEKRPVPVLPGFQA
- the rimM gene encoding ribosome maturation factor RimM (Essential for efficient processing of 16S rRNA) gives rise to the protein MNTNTAPAEEMVVLGKIVSVHGIRGEVKVYSFTDPLDNLLDYRRWTLKRGNEVRQAELVQGRVQGNVLVAKLKGLDDREIARTFAEFEILVPRSELPVLDDGEFYWSQLEGLKVIDQNGQLFGILDHMLETGANDVMVVKPCAGSLDDRERLLPYTEQCVQAVDLEAGEMRVDWDADF